A genome region from Chlorobaculum tepidum TLS includes the following:
- a CDS encoding ATP-binding protein, whose product MSWNSIVGHEPQLRVLKTALGANRLAHAYLFTGPEGSGKESVAFELAKILNCRSSGNLSGEGSCGECESCRQTDLLMHPNIEYLFPVEAALLETIDPSKKENKKLTEARERYEALLDEKRKNPFFTPAMERSMGILTEQVVMLQQKASLAPRDGGKKVFIISQAERLHPTAANKLLKLLEEPPAHVVFILVSSRPESVLPTIRSRCQLLNFARPRPAEIEAWIARRAPQLDKTERHFIVSLSRGNLCSALELIEAETGEGAAPAVVGIRNKAIDYLRNILVPAKFHEAIGTCEELAKSSTRTEQLIFLDALLLFFQDVTRRSIDHAFPELNNPDIAANTDRFVKAFPNRDLYRASTAIEEAMRSINRNASVLLVMAGLTAELRGILQGKR is encoded by the coding sequence TGCCTATCTCTTTACCGGTCCCGAGGGCTCAGGCAAGGAGAGCGTGGCGTTTGAACTCGCCAAAATTCTCAACTGCCGGAGCTCCGGCAACCTTTCGGGCGAAGGCTCGTGCGGCGAATGCGAAAGCTGCCGCCAGACCGACCTGCTCATGCACCCCAACATCGAGTACCTCTTCCCCGTCGAAGCAGCCCTGCTCGAAACCATCGATCCGTCGAAAAAAGAGAACAAGAAGCTCACCGAAGCTCGGGAGCGCTACGAGGCGCTGCTCGACGAAAAGCGAAAAAATCCATTCTTCACGCCCGCTATGGAGCGTTCGATGGGCATCCTGACCGAGCAGGTGGTGATGTTGCAACAGAAGGCCTCGCTCGCCCCGCGCGACGGCGGCAAAAAGGTGTTCATCATCTCACAGGCCGAGCGACTCCACCCGACCGCGGCCAACAAGCTCCTCAAGCTGCTCGAAGAGCCACCGGCGCACGTCGTGTTCATTCTCGTCTCGTCGCGGCCCGAATCGGTGCTGCCAACGATCCGCTCGCGCTGTCAGCTCCTGAACTTCGCCCGCCCGCGCCCGGCGGAGATCGAGGCGTGGATCGCCCGACGCGCTCCGCAGCTGGACAAAACCGAACGCCACTTCATCGTGAGCCTCTCACGCGGCAACCTTTGCAGCGCGCTTGAACTGATCGAAGCCGAAACCGGCGAAGGAGCTGCCCCGGCGGTGGTCGGCATCCGCAACAAAGCCATCGACTACCTCCGCAACATCCTCGTGCCTGCGAAGTTCCACGAAGCCATCGGCACGTGCGAAGAGCTGGCCAAAAGCTCCACGCGCACAGAACAGCTCATCTTCCTCGACGCCTTGCTGCTCTTCTTCCAGGACGTCACCCGCCGAAGCATCGACCACGCCTTTCCGGAGCTCAACAACCCCGACATCGCGGCAAACACCGACCGCTTCGTCAAAGCCTTCCCAAACCGCGACCTCTACCGTGCCTCAACGGCCATCGAAGAAGCCATGCGCTCCATCAACCGCAACGCCAGCGTGCTCTTGGTGATGGCCGGTTTAACGGCGGAGTTAAGAGGAATTTTGCAGGGGAAAAGGTAA
- the cutA gene encoding divalent-cation tolerance protein CutA gives MSESKSGGYCMVITTAPSREEAEKLAQGILENCLAACVHLSDIRSFFFWDGEMQNDDEVSLFIKTTKKRYDALESYIQEYHPYDVPEIIQLPITGGSPEYLAWLDAMTGSSK, from the coding sequence ATGAGCGAATCAAAATCCGGCGGCTATTGCATGGTCATTACGACGGCCCCAAGCCGTGAGGAGGCTGAAAAGCTGGCGCAAGGTATTCTCGAAAACTGCCTTGCGGCCTGCGTTCATTTGTCCGACATTCGTAGCTTCTTTTTCTGGGATGGCGAGATGCAAAACGACGACGAAGTCTCGCTTTTCATCAAAACGACAAAGAAACGATACGACGCCCTCGAAAGCTACATTCAGGAATACCACCCTTACGACGTCCCGGAGATCATTCAACTGCCAATTACCGGCGGATCGCCTGAATATCTTGCCTGGCTGGATGCGATGACGGGTAGCAGCAAGTAG
- a CDS encoding M24 family metallopeptidase: MSQDLLHTYRSSLRAKIFRKMAAAGLDSLLVTDLATIRWLTGFSGSNAKLLFAGDSTSVLFTDFRYQEQVRQETSGIATVILKDPLPVELASGLFRLGDRMALQADHVTWHEQQQLSEKMGNREFTPVSSFFDEFREIKDIEELDRMRRAVALSETVLEAVIGMIGPGVTEIDIAAEITYRHRKLGAEKDSFDPIVAGGIRGAMPHAKPTAVAFEPGALIVIDMGCIVDGYASDQTRTVAFGKVSEEQRTVYRIVQEAQQLGIDAAKAGMAARDLDAEVRNFIAAAGYGEAFGHGLGHGVGVEVHEAPRVGTASTGTLREGTLFTIEPGIYLPGRFGVRIEDMVALGPNGAEPLQRFTKELIEL; this comes from the coding sequence ATGTCGCAAGACCTTCTTCATACCTATCGCAGTAGCCTGCGCGCTAAAATTTTCAGAAAAATGGCCGCTGCCGGCCTGGACTCTCTTCTGGTGACCGATCTGGCGACCATTCGCTGGCTGACCGGTTTCAGTGGTTCCAACGCCAAACTGCTCTTCGCCGGAGATTCAACCTCCGTGCTTTTTACCGATTTCCGGTATCAGGAGCAGGTTCGTCAGGAGACGAGTGGCATTGCTACGGTGATTCTCAAAGACCCGCTTCCGGTCGAGCTGGCGTCAGGTTTGTTCCGGCTCGGAGATCGCATGGCGTTGCAGGCCGACCACGTTACCTGGCACGAGCAGCAGCAGCTTTCGGAGAAGATGGGTAACCGTGAGTTTACGCCCGTTTCGTCATTTTTCGACGAGTTTCGCGAGATCAAAGACATCGAGGAGCTCGACCGGATGCGTCGCGCTGTCGCCCTCAGCGAAACCGTGCTCGAAGCGGTGATCGGCATGATCGGCCCCGGCGTCACCGAAATCGACATCGCTGCTGAAATTACCTATCGCCACCGCAAGCTCGGTGCGGAGAAGGACTCGTTCGACCCCATTGTGGCTGGAGGCATCCGTGGTGCGATGCCGCACGCCAAGCCGACCGCAGTTGCCTTCGAGCCGGGGGCCCTGATCGTTATCGACATGGGCTGCATTGTCGATGGCTACGCCTCAGACCAGACTCGCACAGTCGCCTTCGGCAAGGTTTCCGAGGAGCAGCGGACGGTCTATCGCATTGTGCAGGAGGCGCAGCAGCTTGGTATCGACGCAGCGAAAGCCGGAATGGCCGCCCGCGACCTCGATGCTGAGGTGCGTAACTTCATCGCCGCTGCAGGCTACGGCGAAGCGTTCGGTCATGGCCTTGGCCACGGTGTTGGCGTCGAAGTGCACGAAGCCCCGCGTGTCGGCACAGCCTCTACCGGCACACTCCGCGAAGGCACGCTTTTCACCATCGAACCGGGCATCTACCTTCCGGGCCGCTTCGGCGTGCGCATCGAAGACATGGTAGCCCTCGGCCCCAACGGCGCGGAACCGTTGCAGCGGTTTACCAAGGAGCTTATCGAACTTTAA
- the trpD gene encoding anthranilate phosphoribosyltransferase, producing the protein MRQQEILQKLLEGHDLSRQEMETCMNSIMENRFTDAGTGAILALLQKKGATPAEVIGACASIVSKSTPVTLDQQAVDTCGTGGDHTGTFNISTAAAFIACGAGIPIAKHGNRSITSKCGSADVLEALGYQVDLPPCATEELFRETGFAFLFAPLYHPSMKAVAAIRKELGIKTIFNMLGPIINPAGVRRQLIGVFDPSVMDIYAEVLLLNGCEHAMLVHGSTGNSMGLDEPSVCGPTSMIELHQGQIIRHTVEPEDFGLGRWDIGELAGGDSHVNAQIIREILDGSAPQAKIDAALFASAITCYVSGKASCIDEGMSLSKGSLETCEALDKMNLIIKTNQRLAQKCASATN; encoded by the coding sequence ATGCGTCAACAGGAGATTCTTCAGAAGCTGCTGGAGGGCCACGACCTTTCCCGGCAGGAGATGGAAACGTGCATGAACTCAATCATGGAAAACCGGTTCACCGATGCCGGCACCGGAGCCATACTGGCGCTGTTGCAGAAAAAGGGAGCCACTCCCGCCGAGGTAATCGGGGCCTGTGCAAGCATCGTATCGAAATCCACACCGGTCACGCTCGACCAGCAGGCTGTCGATACCTGCGGCACGGGCGGCGATCACACGGGCACCTTCAATATTTCGACCGCCGCAGCCTTTATCGCCTGCGGCGCGGGTATTCCTATTGCCAAACACGGCAACCGCTCGATCACCAGCAAGTGCGGCAGTGCCGATGTGCTCGAAGCACTCGGCTACCAGGTCGATCTGCCGCCCTGCGCCACCGAGGAGCTGTTCCGCGAAACCGGCTTCGCCTTCCTCTTCGCCCCGCTTTACCATCCTTCAATGAAGGCCGTGGCGGCCATCCGCAAGGAGCTTGGCATCAAGACAATCTTCAACATGCTCGGCCCGATCATCAATCCGGCAGGGGTGCGGCGGCAACTCATTGGGGTGTTCGACCCTTCGGTGATGGATATTTACGCCGAGGTGCTCCTGCTCAACGGTTGCGAACACGCCATGCTCGTCCACGGCAGCACGGGCAACAGCATGGGCCTCGACGAACCGAGCGTCTGCGGGCCAACCTCGATGATCGAGCTGCATCAGGGACAGATTATCCGCCACACCGTCGAGCCGGAAGATTTCGGCCTCGGCAGGTGGGATATCGGCGAGCTCGCCGGAGGCGACAGCCACGTCAACGCGCAGATCATCCGCGAGATCCTCGACGGTTCGGCACCGCAGGCCAAAATCGACGCCGCACTGTTCGCCTCGGCCATCACCTGCTACGTTTCGGGCAAAGCCTCCTGCATCGACGAGGGCATGAGCCTGTCCAAAGGAAGCCTCGAAACCTGTGAAGCGCTGGACAAGATGAACCTGATTATTAAAACGAACCAGCGGCTTGCGCAGAAATGCGCTTCGGCAACAAACTAA
- the chlG gene encoding chlorophyll synthase ChlG, whose amino-acid sequence MNGSDTLNPELQLNIDEKLHQSGISQSRQKIIRQALENVNRPGFRIEPSAILPLMKPVTWFPPMWAFACGVVSTGESVTDNISILVRGVILAGPLMCAMSQTMNDYFDREVDAINEPERPIPSGKISKQASWLITFGLILTGFAVALSIHPYVMAIAFVGVLMSHAYSGPPIRAKRNGWFGNLIVGLAYEGVAWLTGSFAITQGVPSKESIALAIIFSLGAHGIMTLNDFKSVVGDKIRKVASIPVQLGEKNAAILASAVMDIAQIAAIAILVAKGSTIPTAIAVTLLIAQLPMQKILIDHPAEKAVWYNAFGTLLYVLSMMVCAVGIRP is encoded by the coding sequence ATGAACGGAAGCGATACGCTCAATCCTGAACTGCAACTGAACATCGACGAAAAGCTGCATCAGTCGGGGATCAGCCAGTCCAGGCAGAAAATCATCCGGCAGGCCCTTGAAAATGTCAACCGGCCTGGATTCCGTATCGAGCCCTCCGCGATCCTGCCGCTCATGAAGCCTGTCACCTGGTTCCCTCCAATGTGGGCCTTCGCCTGCGGCGTGGTCTCGACGGGCGAAAGCGTCACGGACAACATCTCGATCCTGGTCAGAGGCGTGATCCTCGCCGGACCGCTGATGTGCGCCATGTCGCAGACAATGAACGACTATTTTGACCGCGAGGTCGATGCGATCAACGAACCCGAGCGTCCGATTCCGTCTGGCAAAATCTCCAAGCAGGCAAGCTGGCTCATCACCTTCGGGCTTATTCTTACCGGTTTTGCGGTTGCCCTGTCGATTCATCCCTATGTGATGGCCATCGCTTTTGTCGGCGTCCTGATGTCGCATGCCTACTCCGGCCCACCCATCCGGGCCAAGCGCAACGGCTGGTTCGGCAACCTGATTGTCGGCCTGGCTTACGAGGGCGTGGCCTGGCTTACCGGCAGCTTTGCGATCACGCAGGGCGTGCCGTCGAAGGAGTCCATCGCCCTTGCCATCATCTTCTCGCTCGGCGCGCACGGCATTATGACGCTCAACGATTTCAAATCGGTGGTAGGCGACAAAATCCGCAAGGTTGCCTCGATTCCGGTGCAGCTTGGCGAAAAGAACGCGGCTATCCTCGCCTCGGCAGTCATGGACATTGCCCAGATCGCAGCCATCGCGATCCTTGTCGCCAAAGGCTCCACAATCCCGACCGCCATCGCAGTGACGTTGCTGATTGCCCAGCTCCCGATGCAGAAAATTCTCATCGACCATCCCGCAGAAAAAGCGGTGTGGTACAACGCTTTCGGCACGCTTCTTTACGTGCTCTCGATGATGGTCTGCGCGGTCGGCATAAGGCCGTAA
- the rpmB gene encoding 50S ribosomal protein L28: protein MSKVCVLTGKRPKYGNNVSHANNHTRTRFEPNLHTKRIWIEEERRWVKVRLTAKAMKIMSKTGTAELAKLLK, encoded by the coding sequence ATGTCCAAAGTTTGCGTGCTGACCGGAAAAAGGCCGAAATACGGCAATAACGTTTCCCATGCCAATAACCACACCCGCACCCGTTTCGAACCGAACCTGCATACCAAGAGAATCTGGATCGAGGAAGAAAGACGCTGGGTCAAGGTTCGCCTGACTGCCAAGGCGATGAAGATCATGTCCAAGACCGGCACCGCCGAACTCGCGAAGCTTCTGAAGTAA
- the rnhA gene encoding ribonuclease HI, which translates to MEKTITIYTDGACSGNPGKGGWGALLMYGSSRKEISGYDPATTNNRMELMAAIKGLEALKEPCRVQLYSDSAYLVNAMNEGWLKRWVKNGWKTAAKKPVENIDLWQEILKLTTLHRVTFHKVKGHSDNPYNSRCDELARLAIKENS; encoded by the coding sequence ATGGAAAAAACGATCACGATCTACACCGACGGCGCGTGCAGCGGCAATCCGGGCAAGGGCGGCTGGGGTGCGCTGCTCATGTATGGCAGCAGCCGGAAGGAGATTTCAGGGTACGATCCGGCCACGACCAACAACCGCATGGAGCTGATGGCGGCCATCAAGGGGCTTGAGGCGCTCAAGGAGCCTTGTCGGGTGCAGCTCTATAGCGATTCAGCATATTTGGTCAACGCGATGAACGAAGGGTGGTTGAAACGCTGGGTAAAAAACGGCTGGAAAACCGCTGCGAAGAAGCCGGTGGAGAACATCGACCTCTGGCAGGAAATCCTGAAGTTGACTACATTACACCGCGTCACCTTTCACAAAGTCAAGGGCCACAGCGATAACCCGTACAACAGCCGGTGCGACGAGCTGGCCCGGCTTGCCATCAAGGAAAACTCCTAA